One region of Deltaproteobacteria bacterium genomic DNA includes:
- the rnhA gene encoding ribonuclease HI: MAGKPKKYYAVARGGKAGVYDAWFGPTGAEAQVRGFAGAVYRGFFTRDEAERWLQEQAPDSSFSVEDVPAMTGERGDFPSETVHIYTDGSCRKNPGPGGYCAIIDAGDRRTELSGGYRLTTNNRMELMACIAGLKSLEEPSDVIVHSDSRYVVDGMTKGWAEKWRSRNWMRTKTQAAENADLWSCLLSLCDRHRVAFVWVRGHAGHRENERCDQLATKAADGADLVEDLPFIEGRTKLSHPLPG, from the coding sequence ATGGCGGGAAAACCGAAGAAATATTATGCCGTGGCCAGGGGGGGGAAGGCCGGGGTGTATGACGCCTGGTTTGGCCCGACGGGGGCTGAGGCGCAGGTCCGCGGTTTTGCCGGCGCCGTGTACAGGGGGTTTTTCACCAGGGACGAGGCGGAACGATGGCTCCAGGAGCAGGCCCCCGATTCTTCCTTTTCCGTAGAGGATGTGCCCGCCATGACGGGGGAAAGAGGGGACTTCCCGTCTGAAACCGTTCATATTTATACCGACGGCAGTTGCCGGAAGAATCCGGGCCCCGGCGGTTATTGCGCGATTATCGATGCCGGGGACCGGCGGACGGAATTGTCTGGCGGTTATCGCCTGACGACGAACAACCGCATGGAACTGATGGCCTGCATCGCCGGATTGAAAAGCCTGGAAGAACCGTCCGATGTGATTGTCCACAGCGATTCCCGCTATGTTGTGGACGGGATGACAAAGGGCTGGGCGGAGAAATGGCGGAGCCGCAACTGGATGCGAACGAAAACACAGGCGGCCGAAAATGCGGACCTCTGGTCCTGTCTTCTTTCCCTGTGCGATCGACATCGGGTGGCCTTTGTCTGGGTCCGGGGACACGCCGGGCATCGGGAAAACGAGCGGTGTGATCAGCTCGCCACAAAAGCCGCCGACGGCGCCGACCTGGTGGAAGATCTCCCCTTCATCGAAGGCCGCACGAAATTATCCCACCCTTTGCCGGGTTGA
- a CDS encoding class I SAM-dependent methyltransferase translates to MIDTEQVYFDNVAKGYQEMETGSAPVRRYVEAYTALKLAYPLEGKSVLDVACSDGFFSRLLKRGGARMVTGIDLSPQMIELALAAEQVEQLGIEYRVGNILGNVEPGQYDLVYSSFVLSYAKDPEELVAMCRALYRQLKPGGLLISMNDNPDMLKDSVEGFRKYGKTKQIEPDLVDGATITVTWEANDGAGQIKSFSFDCRYYAGKTLVWAMEQAGFTDVRIHQAEVSPEGLEKFGAEFWKLFLQHPLLVFITGGKGEGA, encoded by the coding sequence ATGATAGATACCGAACAGGTCTACTTCGACAACGTAGCGAAGGGTTACCAAGAGATGGAAACGGGCTCCGCACCCGTACGCCGCTATGTGGAAGCCTATACCGCTCTGAAACTGGCGTACCCCCTAGAGGGGAAATCCGTTTTAGACGTCGCCTGCAGTGATGGGTTCTTTTCCAGGCTCCTGAAACGGGGCGGCGCCCGGATGGTAACGGGCATCGACCTTTCACCGCAGATGATCGAATTGGCACTGGCTGCGGAGCAGGTGGAACAACTTGGCATCGAATACCGGGTGGGCAATATCCTAGGAAATGTAGAGCCTGGCCAGTACGACCTGGTTTATTCATCCTTCGTGCTTAGCTATGCGAAGGACCCGGAGGAATTGGTGGCCATGTGCCGTGCCCTCTACCGGCAGCTCAAGCCCGGAGGTCTGCTCATCAGTATGAACGACAATCCGGACATGCTCAAGGATTCCGTCGAAGGTTTCAGGAAATACGGAAAAACAAAGCAGATAGAGCCGGACTTGGTGGACGGCGCGACGATCACCGTAACTTGGGAGGCCAATGACGGAGCCGGACAGATAAAATCCTTTTCCTTCGATTGCAGGTACTACGCCGGGAAGACCCTTGTCTGGGCCATGGAACAGGCGGGCTTCACAGACGTACGGATTCATCAGGCCGAGGTTTCACCGGAAGGCCTGGAAAAGTTCGGTGCGGAATTCTGGAAGCTGTTTCTTCAGCATCCGTTGCTGGTTTTTATAACGGGAGGCAAGGGTGAAGGCGCCTGA